CGCCCAAGCTCGAGGGGCGCAACATGTTCACGCTGATGGCTCCGATCAAGAAGGACCCGAAGGAACTCGAGAAGTCCGAGTCCCCCGAGGGCGACGAGGTTGAAGACGCTGGCGTGGTTGCAGTCGCGGACGACGCAGTCGAGAAGGAGTGACGCACATGCCGAAGATGAGGACGCACAAGGGAACCGCGAAGCGCTTCAAGCTCACCGGTACCGGCAAGATCAAGCGGGCGAACGCTTTCAAGAGCCACATCCTTGAGAAGAAGAGCCCCAAGCGCAAGCGTGCATTCCGCGCTGATTCGCTCGTGCACACGAGCGACGTGAAGGTCATAAAGAAGAACCTCGGCATCGGCTAGTGCCGGCGCTTACATAACCCCGGAGGAGTGATCACCAATGCCTAGAGTCAAACGCGCCGTCGCAGCCAAGAAGAAGCGCCGCACCATGCTCACGAAGGCGAAGGGCTACTACGGAAACAAGAGCCGTTCGTACCGTGCCGCCAAGGAGCAGGTGCAGCACTCGCTGCAGTATGCCTATCGCGATCGCCGCAACAAGAAGCGCGAGATTCGCCGCCTTTGGATCGCCCGAATCAACGCCGGCGCCCGCATCAACGGGATGTCCTACTCGGCGTTCATGCACGGTCTCAAGGAGGCCGGTGTGACGCTGGACCGCAAGATCCTGTCGGACATGGCTATCAACGATTCCGCCGCCTTCGCCAAGCTCGTCGAGATGGCCAAGGAGAAGGTCTCCGTGTAGGCTTCACCGACGACAACCGTAGCTTCCGAGGGCCCCGCCGATGCGGGGCCCTCGGACTTTCGGGTTGCTCGCACGTGAACGAGCCGCCGAAAGAGGCGAATTGCGCGGCCTGCGATAGGGATGAGGAAGACATCGTTTCGCTCTCGGTTGGGGTCTTCGTGCAGCGTGGGTGACGGGCTGGCGCGCCACCACCCGCAAGGACACTGGCCGGCGACTCCTCCGCTGGCACCGAGAGAGGGGAACGATATGAAACGTACGACGATAGCGGCCGCATTCGCGGTGTGTGCTCTCTGCCTGGTGGCAGCGGGCGCTTACTTCTCTGGTCAAGCGCAGGTGCCGGAGAACATGATCAGGGCGGGCAGCGTGGACGTCTCGACCGAACCGACCTCTGCTGCCCTGAGTATTGAGGGGCTTGCACCAGGTGGCACCGTGGAGAAGACGCTGACCGTGCGCAACAGCGGGTCCATCGCCGAGACCATCGTGGTCACCGGCGCGAAGAAGCTCGGCATCACGGACTTCTACGAGGCACTTGTGTGCACTGTCACTCACGAAGGCTCGGTGATCTACGCAGGCCCCATGTCGGGATTGCGGACCGCGCCGGTGGCGATACAGCCGGGGGCGCGAGCGAACCTGCGCGTGTCGGTGGGATTGCCCGCAACGGCCGGCAACGACCTCGAGGGCGACTACGTCAAGATGACGCTGTATGTCGACGCAGAACAGCTCCGCTGAGAGCGAAGGGAGCCGCTGGCGGTACGCGCCGGGTCTGGTGCTTCTCGCCATGGGGATCGTTCTGTCGCAGTGGGGGTGTCTGGCCGTGTGCACGGGCGCGTCGATGGAGCCTGCGCTTTCGCGAGGGGATCTGTGCGTGGTTGCTCGTTCGCGAGAGGCGACCGTCGGCGACATGGTTCTGTTCCGAAGCGGCACATCCAGGCGCCCAGTCC
The genomic region above belongs to Actinomycetota bacterium and contains:
- a CDS encoding signal peptidase I is translated as MSTQNSSAESEGSRWRYAPGLVLLAMGIVLSQWGCLAVCTGASMEPALSRGDLCVVARSREATVGDMVLFRSGTSRRPVLHRVIAVGKDGFLHTQGDANKTPDRSGVSPTEVSGTVIAVFRLGHRLGF
- the rpmI gene encoding 50S ribosomal protein L35 translates to MPKMRTHKGTAKRFKLTGTGKIKRANAFKSHILEKKSPKRKRAFRADSLVHTSDVKVIKKNLGIG
- the rplT gene encoding 50S ribosomal protein L20: MPRVKRAVAAKKKRRTMLTKAKGYYGNKSRSYRAAKEQVQHSLQYAYRDRRNKKREIRRLWIARINAGARINGMSYSAFMHGLKEAGVTLDRKILSDMAINDSAAFAKLVEMAKEKVSV
- a CDS encoding TasA family protein, with amino-acid sequence MKRTTIAAAFAVCALCLVAAGAYFSGQAQVPENMIRAGSVDVSTEPTSAALSIEGLAPGGTVEKTLTVRNSGSIAETIVVTGAKKLGITDFYEALVCTVTHEGSVIYAGPMSGLRTAPVAIQPGARANLRVSVGLPATAGNDLEGDYVKMTLYVDAEQLR